CATATCATCAAACTTCCGCAGTTCGGCACGGCGTACCGTAAATTCTGGCGAATTCTCTGTCCATTGCTGATTCAACTGAGAAAACAGTTTAGCAAGGCTCTCGCGGTCTAGATTAGGCGAAATCTCGCCAAAATAGCCTAATGTGACATGAGCTGTGAAGTGATAATGTTGTTCAATTCCCAATGCCATCAACTTGGAATTTTGATAAATTGCTCGACGCAAGTTAATAATTTGCTCGTAGCAAGCTTCATCTTGAGGTACTAAACAAACGCCTACAGCTCTTGGCATCACTATGAGTCCCTGCATTTGCCAGCGAATAGGATGAGTTTGCTGTTGCGTCGATTGTTGATACTGCTGGAAGATTTCAGCCAAGCAAGAGCGTAGCTGTTCTTCAAATTTTGGATTTTTTTCGTAAACGTCATGGTAAGCACTGTCCCAAATTAAGTCTGCCAAAGTCAAATGAAAGCTAGCAGGCGGTACAAGTACAATCCAATCAGAGTTTACTCTTAGCTGTAAAAGTTCTTGTTGGTAACTCTGTAAGTGTGCGTAGAAAGCAGAGTTGTCTGTTTCTTCTTCCCAAGGTGGGGTGATAACCGTATAGCCAGGAAAAGGTACTGCTTGCCTTCCTCCCTCTGGGAGCAGCTGAAATTTAGAAGATTCCTGGATATGCTGGATCTGAGTTGTGTACGCTTCTGGTAGCGTCATCCGCGCTAAACGATTTAAGTAAATTTGATATTTGTCGTCCAACGTTCATATCCTCGAACTCCACGTTTATTGATTGTAGGCACAACTACCCGTCTTAAATAAGCGATTTAAAAAGTATTTAGCTTTTTTGAGGTGGTAGGGTGATGAGGGAGATGAGCGGGATGAGGAAATATATGAATATGACTACTTCCCCCACTCTAGTTACACAGAGGTTCCCTATGCCAGTCTACTTTTACTGGGGTGAGGATGATTTTGCCATAGAAAAGGCGGTTGCTCTTATGCGCCATCGCCTCGTAGATCCCCTATGGACGAGTTTTAACTACACTGTACTGCCTCCAGATCAACCTGATGCGCCAATCCAAGCATTAAATCAAGTGATGACACCACCTTTTGGAGGTGGCGGACGCTTGGTATGGCTGGCAAATACAACGCTTTGCCAGCAATGCTCAGACAATGTGTTATCAGAACTAGTACGAACCTTGCCAGTCATCCCTGAGAACTCATTTTTGTTGCTTACTAGCACTAACAAACCAGACGAACGCCTCAAATCTACTAAACTTTTAAAAAAGTTTGCTGAATTCAATGAATTTTCTTTAATTCCGCCTTGGAAAACGGAACTCCTTGTGCAATCTGTTGGTCAAGCTGCTCAAACAGTAGGAGTAAAACTGACTGAGTCGAGTGTAGAAATGTTGGCGTCAGCCATAGGCAATGATACACGCCTTCTCTACAATGAATTGGAAAAATTACGGCTTTATGCTGAAGGTAGTAATCAGCCTTTAGACACACAAGCGATCGCTCAGTTAGTCCGAAATACAACTCAAAATAGCCTACAATTAGCAGCAGCAATCCGAACCGGGGACACAGCTAGAGCTTTAGCAATATTGACCGACATGATCAATGCTTGTGAGCCTCCTTTGCGAATAGTTGCTACCCTCATTGGTCAATTTCGCATTTGGTTATGGGTCAAGCTCATGATAGAAAATGGTGAGCGCAATCCACAAGTTATTGCTAAAGCTGCCGAGATAGGCAACCCCAATCGAATTTACTTTTTACAAAAAGAAGTCCAATTCGTTTCTATACAGCAACTGATTGCCAGTTTACCTATATTGTTAGATTTAGAAGTGAGTCTAAAACAAGGAGCTTCAGAGATGTCAGCGTTACAGACTAAAGTTATAGAGCTTTGTCAAGTATGTCGAGGTACTTGACAACAAAAACAAACATTTGAGTGTTTTCTGGAACTTCTCACTCCTAAAATAATTCACAGTGATTAACATATCCCGACTGTAGTTGTTTGATAAAGCAAATGAGAAGATATTACCATCGCTTTTGTCGACTTAGTCTGATTCGGATACTTTCCCAATCTTTGTTTATAGGCGCTATTGTGACTTCAAGTTTATTTTCTAGTGCTTTGGTTTTAAGTTTAAATGCCAATGCTCAAACTCCACAATCAGTTAAACCTAATGAGCTAAGAAGATACGCTAAAGCTATGTTAACAATGGAACCGCAGCGTCAACAAGCCTTTGATGAAATAAAAAAAATTATTGGTAGCGGAGAAGTTCCTAAGATTATTTGTAATGATAACAGTAGCTTTAGTAATCTTCCTAGCAAGGCTAAAGATATTGCTGTGAATTACTGCCAACGCTATCAAAAGGTAGTTGAAGATAATGGTTTTACCATTGATCGATTCAACACAATTACTACACAAGTACAAAGTAATGAAGATTTAAAACGACAGATTTATAATATACTACTCCGCCTACAGAAAAATCCTGAATCTCGGTAGGGAAAATTTAGACGAACATGAAAAATTATCCAATTTTAAATGAGTACCCCTGTTGAAACCCCGAAGGAGGGGATATAAAAAATTAATAACCCAATGAGTACCTGAACTGTGTATGAGCTACTGAAAGGGAAACATCAGCAACACCCTTTAGTTGGCGTATCATCCTGATCAGACTGATCAGAGCTAAAGCCTAATTCTCGCCACTTAAAAATGCTTGTCGCTTTGCGTGAATATTTTTCATATGCTTTTTTACCGTATTTACAGTAATGTAAAACTGAGTAGCAATATTTCGGATGCAACTTTTGTAAATATCAATTGGTTTATATAAATAGGCAAACAGCTATAAAAGCATCAAGTTTACACACAGAATGTTTAGCAGTTGTCGTTTTTTGTTGTGAATTTTGAATTTCACGTACGTCCAACGAGGCTAGCAACGACTGTAGCTAACTCAGCAGGCTCAACAGGTTTAGGCAAATGCAACTGATAACCTTCTTGAATGGCTCGCATTCTATCCTCTGGTCTGGCATATGCTGTTATCGCGGCTGCTGGAATCTTTCCACTTTGCTGTGGTGAAAGCGAGATGTATCCAGCACGTTCTTTTGATCGCACTTTACGGATCAAAGAATAACCATCTTCTTCTGGCATCCCTATGTCGCTGACCAAAACATCTGGTTTCCATTGTGTCATGGCATCCAGTGCTTCCTGTGCTGATCCTACAGCCTTGACCTCGGCTTGACACTGTTGCAGTACGGTGGTGAGAAAATCGCGGGTATCAGCTTCGTCGTCTACAACCAACACTCGCACGCCGTCAAGGGAAATATATGGATCTGAGGTTTTACACTCAGGTTCAGCAAGCGGTTGTTGAATTATTTCCCTTGTCCCTTTGCCCCCCTTCGGGTATGCCTCCGGCGCGTCTACGACCAACGCAGTCGCCTGCACAGGAGCCAGCGAGCCGTGCCTCGCTGTCTCACCTTGTCCGCTTGTCCGCTGATTTTCTTTATTATTAAGGAGCGGCAGCTTAACTGTGAACGTAGCGCCTTGCCCTTTACCTGGACTTTCTACGTGGACAGTACCGCCATGCAGTTCTACTAAATGACGTACGATCGCTAACCCCAGTCCCAGTCCACCATGTGACCTTGTACTGGAACTATCAGCTTGACGAAAACGGTCAAAGACGTATGGAAGAAAATCAGAACTAATGCCTATGCCTGTGTCGCTTACCAAGATTTGGGCATAGTGTGGGGTGATGGGGTGTGTCTCAGCGACCTCTTCGTTCACAGTCCTAAGCTGCACTTCTACTTGACCACCTTGGGGTGTGAACTTGATGGCATTAGATAGCAAATTCCACATGGCCTGCTGCAAGCGTTCCCCATCGCCAGAAATCAAGAATTTGGATTTTTGAATTTTGGATTTGAGATGATTAGGTTGCTCATTGGCGAATTTCTGATTTTGAGTGTCAAGAAATTCTGAATTCTTACCAAAGTTACCCAAGCCCTCATCTAAGATATAAAAACTCAAATTAATTTCCTTTGCCTCAGCAGCCAAGCGTACGGTTTCAAGCGCGGCATCAATGATAGGAACTAGGTCGCAAGTCCGGACATGAAGCCGTAACTTGCCTCTGATCATCCGCGAAATGTCCAGTAAGTCTTCAATCAGCTGTGTTTGTGCCCTAGCATTTCGCTCTATTGTCTCTAATGCCTTAGCTACCTTAGTTTGATCTAACTGGTGGCGGGAACGCAAAAGCTGCGCCCAACCAAGAATCGCGTTGAGGGGCGATCGCAACTCGTGGGACAAGATTGCCAAAAATTCATCTTTCATGCGGTTTGCCTCTCTCAACTGCTCCGTTTGCTGTTGTAAAGAAGCAATCAAGCCGGCGCGTTCCATTGCAATGGCAATCTGGTCGCACACTGCTTGCATCATCCCCAATTCATTATGACTAAACCTTGACAGCCTGCGGCTACCAAAGGCAAGAGTCCCCAGAAGCTGTCCCTGGGCTATTAACGGATAACTGTAATATGCTGTAATGCCCATAGAACGGATAAACTTTGTCTTCAGGTCGCTTGATTGCTGCACATTTTCCAGAGCTATTGGACGGCGCTCCTGTACTGTCGTGCCGCATATCCCTTGACCAAACTTCATCCACTCTACTTCTTTTGCCAATTCCTCTGTCACACCACTGTATGATTTTAGTTGCAATACCTGTTTATCTTCATCAACTAAATAGTTAAAGTAAACATCTAAACGAATTTGTTCCGAGAGTTTTCTATACAAGCTATCAATCAATGCCACAGGCTGCTGACTTGATAACAAATCACTGGCTGTGTTGAATAAGAGATGGAGCCTTCTGTAGCCCAACGAAAGCGCTTTTTCCACGCGTTTGAGATTGCTAATATCTTGAAATACCAAGACACAGGTTGCTGGATGACCATGCATAGCTGGTAGGGTATCGGCAAAAATCAGCAGGGAGCGGACACCTACTGGGGTATGCCAGTCAAGTTCAAATCCCTCAATGCGTTCGCCATGAGCAACCCGTATCCCAGGAGCCTGTTCTACTGGGATGGTATTTCCTGCCGCATCGGTGGAGTAGTAAT
The sequence above is a segment of the Mastigocladopsis repens PCC 10914 genome. Coding sequences within it:
- a CDS encoding DUF1868 domain-containing protein, which codes for MDDKYQIYLNRLARMTLPEAYTTQIQHIQESSKFQLLPEGGRQAVPFPGYTVITPPWEEETDNSAFYAHLQSYQQELLQLRVNSDWIVLVPPASFHLTLADLIWDSAYHDVYEKNPKFEEQLRSCLAEIFQQYQQSTQQQTHPIRWQMQGLIVMPRAVGVCLVPQDEACYEQIINLRRAIYQNSKLMALGIEQHYHFTAHVTLGYFGEISPNLDRESLAKLFSQLNQQWTENSPEFTVRRAELRKFDDMTRYYRKPDWPSLDF
- the holA gene encoding DNA polymerase III subunit delta, with the translated sequence MPVYFYWGEDDFAIEKAVALMRHRLVDPLWTSFNYTVLPPDQPDAPIQALNQVMTPPFGGGGRLVWLANTTLCQQCSDNVLSELVRTLPVIPENSFLLLTSTNKPDERLKSTKLLKKFAEFNEFSLIPPWKTELLVQSVGQAAQTVGVKLTESSVEMLASAIGNDTRLLYNELEKLRLYAEGSNQPLDTQAIAQLVRNTTQNSLQLAAAIRTGDTARALAILTDMINACEPPLRIVATLIGQFRIWLWVKLMIENGERNPQVIAKAAEIGNPNRIYFLQKEVQFVSIQQLIASLPILLDLEVSLKQGASEMSALQTKVIELCQVCRGT
- a CDS encoding DUF4168 domain-containing protein, whose translation is MFIGAIVTSSLFSSALVLSLNANAQTPQSVKPNELRRYAKAMLTMEPQRQQAFDEIKKIIGSGEVPKIICNDNSSFSNLPSKAKDIAVNYCQRYQKVVEDNGFTIDRFNTITTQVQSNEDLKRQIYNILLRLQKNPESR
- a CDS encoding PAS domain-containing hybrid sensor histidine kinase/response regulator, with the protein product MLRVNRLRQQNSHQISPHSLVAQTASAITIFVGCLVLLGWWLDLELLKNCFCLSIVTMKANAALCFILSGVSLWLSLGRVGEVGEVGEVARIGEESTSPSSHTTPTSLSLQISRVCATTVLVIAALTLGQYLFSGNLGIDQLLVRDSPNALMTSHPGRMGLNTAVNFLMIGRALELIGQPKSRRSYWYAQVFVLVAALMSLKAIIGYAYGVDILYGFYPYTTSMALHTALTFTVLCAGLLWTHPDQGLMRIVTSETYGGLLARRLLLAAIAVPLVLGWLILQGLKAGFYESAFAVSLLVVVLIVSFCVLIWESVAALERLGNQRDRVKEALRANEEKLNSFVDANVIGILFGDIHGNVHKANDEFLQMIGYTRQELEADKIRWIDITPLEYLSLDKERIAEAREKGACTPYEKEYIRKDGSRVSVLVGYSLVGEKREESVAFILDLTARKQAEQALRQSQERFRLALDNIPDVFAIYDAHRRLQFVNAAALQRVKKPKEEILGRTDEEIFPPEATQAYLSTLIKAQETRTLQKTEATITLPDYGTFTTEIKYLPLLDEKGDIEQILAFTNDITERKQVEETLRNQQKWLEDLLNLMPMPMLLIEQQTAKVTFANKAADEVAGGKFPKAESTQDYGTYYYSTDAAGNTIPVEQAPGIRVAHGERIEGFELDWHTPVGVRSLLIFADTLPAMHGHPATCVLVFQDISNLKRVEKALSLGYRRLHLLFNTASDLLSSQQPVALIDSLYRKLSEQIRLDVYFNYLVDEDKQVLQLKSYSGVTEELAKEVEWMKFGQGICGTTVQERRPIALENVQQSSDLKTKFIRSMGITAYYSYPLIAQGQLLGTLAFGSRRLSRFSHNELGMMQAVCDQIAIAMERAGLIASLQQQTEQLREANRMKDEFLAILSHELRSPLNAILGWAQLLRSRHQLDQTKVAKALETIERNARAQTQLIEDLLDISRMIRGKLRLHVRTCDLVPIIDAALETVRLAAEAKEINLSFYILDEGLGNFGKNSEFLDTQNQKFANEQPNHLKSKIQKSKFLISGDGERLQQAMWNLLSNAIKFTPQGGQVEVQLRTVNEEVAETHPITPHYAQILVSDTGIGISSDFLPYVFDRFRQADSSSTRSHGGLGLGLAIVRHLVELHGGTVHVESPGKGQGATFTVKLPLLNNKENQRTSGQGETARHGSLAPVQATALVVDAPEAYPKGGKGTREIIQQPLAEPECKTSDPYISLDGVRVLVVDDEADTRDFLTTVLQQCQAEVKAVGSAQEALDAMTQWKPDVLVSDIGMPEEDGYSLIRKVRSKERAGYISLSPQQSGKIPAAAITAYARPEDRMRAIQEGYQLHLPKPVEPAELATVVASLVGRT